In the genome of Microcoleus vaginatus PCC 9802, the window CAACGACTTGGATTTCTGCCGCGGCCACCACATTGCTCGAAGGAACATTCGGATCGCACACCAACACCACTTGCCACTGATAGGATTGCCCGATCGACAGTTGGGGCAGATTTGAGGGCAAAGCAACCGACATAATCCCTTGCTGACTCTGCATCTCGGTTCTGTAGAGCAGTTGTCCCGTGCGAGTAAACAGCCTCAATTGCAGCGGACGAGGAGTGCGATCGGGTACAAACCAGGTAAAGGTCGGATGCCCAGAAATCGTCTCTCCCACATGGCTAAACGGCACCAAGACAGTCAATCTCGCCGATGAATTAGCTTCGCAACTGCCGCCGCGAGTGGTATTCGTCCCGGTGTCTTTCGGTTTAGAAGGGTTTTCAGGAGGAGTATATTTTGCCAGCGCTACAGGAGCGATCCAGAACGAAACACTCAGCATTAAACTCGCAATGCCGGCAGAGTAAACGGTTCGACGCTTCAACTCGTGAGTCATCATCTGAATCCTCATCTGTAACTATCTTCTAGAGTAATCACGAATACACAAACACAATAGAGGACTCTCCGCAAGCTTAGTTTGCGGGAAGGTGCAAAGATATTGGTATCAGCTTAAGGGCAAACCCTCAGTCCGGCAGTCCGGCAGGGGTTTAAACCCCTGCCTCAAAGCTAAAGTCGTCTTCAGACGACTAATGAGTTCTTCAGTCCTCTTTGAGAGGACTTTCGCTCTGAGACAGGGAATTCATTCCCTGGCGGACTGCTGGGTGGGCGGGAGGACTGGGTGGACTGACAGCTTAAGTTGACACTAATGGGCATTGCCCTATCCAGAGTTGCCGTGTTGTCGATCGTGATATCTAAGCTCTTGGACCATTCTCAAGAACGGGCATCCTGCCCGTTCCACAAAGAGTGAATTTCTTGTGGAACGGGCATCCTGCCCGTTCATAAACGCCTTATTGAAAATGGTGCAATATCTCATCTCAATTAGCTCCGATTTGACAAGGGTGAACCCAACCAATTACCAGAACCACCGCCGTTTTGCTGGCCAGGTTAACTCGCACACTGTCCCCTTCGGTTGATTCGGGTAGCGCCGAAATGCTCCGCCTAACTGTTTGGCTAAGTTCTTTGCAAGCTGGGTTCCTAATCCTGAAGGTTGAAGTTTAGGGTTTGGATCTTCGGTTATTTCCCTGTCTCGCTCGATTTCAGCCAAGCTAAGCGTTTCTGACTGAGACTGTTTCCCCCTACCATTATCCGCCACCCGAATCACCTGCCGATCGCCTTCTTGAGTGCAAATTACAGTCAAGCGAGTGGCTTCGATCGCGTGTTTGCCGACATTGCAGAGCGCTTCTTCTAGAAAGCGGCAGAGTGCTCGCTTGTGTTCCAACCGCAGATGCGAGGTGTTCAAGGGATCGAACTGCACAATTTTGAATTTGATGGTTTTGAGGTAGGGCAATTCTTGTTCGAGCGTGTTGGAATAGACCTTGTAGAGCAATTCATGCAATGGAGCCTGCAGGGCCAATTCGATCGCACTTCCCATGCGGAGATGCGGTTCATCCGCGATCGCGTCTCGTTGCACAGAGCCGTAAACTGCCCGCAATTCTTCATTCAAGCGTTGCAACTCCGGTAGAAATAACGGCGGTGTGGCTTGTTCTTGAGCAGTTCTCAAAATCCCAACCAATGTTTGTAACGGGCCGCTATGAATTGCATTAAAGGTCTGCTCGATCGCAAACTGACGTTCCTCCAACCGCAGTCGGAGTTCCTGTTCGTGGCGATAAAATAACGCTGCCATCAAGCCAGCCCCATTCAACACCAGCACCAACAATACAGGTACGATCGGCACCCACCATCCCAAAAGAATCAGCCAGTAACAGAGCGCGATCGAGCTGACACTGGCGACTAAGAGCCCCAACAAAATTTTCCAGGGCGATCGCAAAAACCGCCCCAGACTTATCCCCAAAAGTCCCCATGCCACAATCCAGAGATATTCCCATGCGTCTGCCCAAACCCGAAGCAACGATCGGCTATCGAGCACCGCACTAACGATCTGGCTAGTGGCGTGTGCCTGGATTTCGACTCCGTAAATCCGTCCCGGATTGATGCCAAGGATCGCACCTGAACTTGCCAAATCCTTCGCGCTAAAAGACATCATCCCTATCAGCACAATCCTGCCTCGAATCCAATCCGGGTTCACCTGTCCCGATTTGATTTGCGAGAGAGAAAGCACGCGAAACGGCATTGTCCCGCTGCGAACATTGAGTAAAATCTGGTTGCCGCCAGCATCCGCCCCCACATATCCGCCAGAGTTTGACTGCACTCTGGTCAATTCAATGCTGCCAAAGCGCTTCGCGTCTGGGTCGCGAATTCCATTACCAAACTCAATTCCTCGGGCTGCTAAATAGCGTTCTGCCAGCCGGATCGCCAACGAAAAACGGTATTCCTGCTGGGAGTTGTGAGCGCCCAATAAACTGCGGCGCTGGTAGCCATCCGCATCGAGAACGGCATCTGCAAAGCCAACCTGTTCCGATGGCAGCGCGGGCGGAGGTGCCACGGTAAAGCCACTGCGATCGGGCAGAGCAATCTCCACTCCGATCGTATTCTTGCTGCTGCGAAACACCGATGTTAGTTCAGCATTACCCGGCTCAACCGGAATATCGCGTACAATATCCAGCCCGATCGCGATCGGTTGATACGTCTGCAAAGATTTGACAAGTTCAGAAATTTCACGATCGGGAATCGGATAAGTTTTGGCGCGTTGAATATCTTCCTCGGTGATACTTACGATTACAGTCCTTTCATCCATTGGCTCAGGAGGACGCAGCAGCAGAAATCGATCGAACGTCACCAACTCCAAAAACTGAAGCGAACCGGTCAATCGAGCGATCGTCACAGCGCCAATCACCATCACCCCTGGAAGCGCTCCTCGTCCCCAAGTCGTGACACCCGCTTTCACTGCTTGCCATCGATCGCGCTTCACTAATCAATCAATCCTTGTTCCCTAGCTCGCACTTCCGTTTGAATCCGCAGATTCTTATCATTATGAGCATACACCTCTAGCACATCTCGAATCTTAGTCCAGTAACACTGCACAGTGCGTTCAGAAACATTCATCCGTTTGGCGATCGCAGTATCCTGCAAGCTCTCTTGAAAAGCAAATTGCAACACCTGCAGCCAGGCGGGTTTGAGTTGCAGCCCATTGCGGATCTCTCTGGGTGTATAAATCCGCTCGTGCAGCGCCCAATCAACCATTGCTAGTAAGTCTTTCGTCGGCTGGCTCTTATCGACAACTGTGAAGCCGCCCATGTGATTGTCGATCGACGGTTTCAGCCAAACTAAAGTCCGAACATGGGCACTCTGCACCACAATATTCAGACTCGGATACTGCTCCATCAACGTTTTGAGGAGTTGAAGCCCTGAATTCGCTTGAGCTGTTTCGCCGGTCGTCTCTGGCATTACCAAATCCACAATCACCAAATCCGGGGTCGTCTGCGCTATTTGCTCAAGCGCTGCCTGAGCCGTCGGAGCAGTCAGAATGTCTGCCTCTGGATATTCTTGCTTCAGAATGTTAAGCGTGCCACCTAACACCATCGCATGGTCATCCACGACTAAAAATGTTCGTTTCTCTGGTTGAGGTAAAGTCTGGGGCATAATTGATTCGTTACCACACAACATCGTCAGTTTAGGTAATCCGTCAACCCATTTTAGATTGGGAATTTACGATTTTCGATTTGTGACCTAGTTGAAACTAGGGGCTTTAAACCGCTGAAATTCTCATTCAAAATCCCAAATCTAAAATCGTCTCGGTCATCTTCTTACAATAGAGGAATTACCTGGCTCCCGTCCTGCATCTGTCCGCCAACTGGCGTTGGGGATGTCCGCAATGAGAATTGCGCTAAAGCGCAGTTCTATTATAATCTAGGTGTCCCAGCAGGAAAAAGGATGATTTTATGGCAGCAGAAGGTTCGTATCAAGCCAGCACGTACAATCTGGAACTTGACGCAGAAATCCAGCGGTTAAAAGGTCAAGTTCTCCTCAGTTGGGAAAAGGAGGCGCGCAATTTAACTTGGTTCGGTTTAGCTGACGGGATGAATGTTTTGGAAGCGGGTAGCGGGCCGGGATTTTTCACTGAAAAACTGTTAGAATTGCTGCCAAACAGTTCGGTAACAGCGGTAGAAATCGACCCGGTACTGCACGAAAAAGCAGTAGCATATTTGCAGGACAAAGGGGGCGATCGAGTAAATCGCATTCAAGCATCGGTGGCGGATACTGGTTTGGATGATAACACGTTGGACTTTGCGATCGCCCGTTTGCTGTTCGTTCACCTTCCCGAGCCCGTCGCAGCAGCTAGAGAAATATTCCGCATCTTGAAACCGGGCGGCAAACTGGTGATTATTGATAGCGATGCCGATCTGTTTTGGCTGACAAATCCACCTTGGTCAGTCGAGATTGTCAGGGAGAAATTCAAGCAGGTAATGGCATCGCGGGGCGGCAATTTATCCGTCGGGCGAAATCTGTGCCGCATTCTCCAAGAAGCTGGGTTTGTTAGCGTTGATTTAGAAGCCGTTGTCAGCCACAGCGATTTAATTGGAATTGAAGCGTTTGAACCTTTGCTGGACTCCGGGCCCATTTTGCAAATGGTCAAACAAGGGTTGATTTCCGAGTCTGAAATAGAAAGCTATCTGGTTTCGCGGGATGAGTTTGTAGCTGCGGGCGATCGATCGATGATGAGTTTTTGGTTGATGGCTTGCGGGAAAAAAAATGAATAAAATTAAGACAGATATTTCACACAATAGTGATGTCCCCTCGCAGCAAAGCCTCTACCACTCTCGCTACATTCCCAGCTCACAAAGCAAACTTATTTAATAGCCAATTAGGAAAAAATTCAGAATAAATTATCTTTTCAGAATTAGGTTTAAGCTGCACGTATAGCTCTAGGATCGTATCCTATCAAATCCGGTAGCATCGTCGGGCGTCAAATCTAGTCAACCGTCAAAAATCACTGACGGTGCAACCGGAATTGATATAATTAATCTGCGTTAATCTGTGTTTATCTGCCTGTATCTGCGGTTAAAAAAAGAGAATTTATTAACCGCAGATGATAATGGAGTGACGCAGATTCACGCAGAAGTCGAGAAGAGAGATAGGAAGAATTCCGATTCTAAAAGATTTCCTATAAAAGCTATAAATTTTCCTATTTCTGAGCTTAGTAACTTTACACCTACAAGTCTAACCAATCGTTGGAGCCGATCGCGCAAAGGTTGTTTGTGAGAGCAAATGGTTGTCTGTCACATTTTAGCTTAACCAATCAAGCCGTTAGCGAAGCCCTCGTAGACGATCACACTTTTTACCAACTCCTCAGCATTCAACCCACTTGCCGAACCCCATTAAGAAACTCCGTCCTTGCCTCAATCCTTGAAGGCATTAAAACGCAACGTACCAGTAATTCTAAATCCAATTCCGGCAGCAACTCACTTCTTAAAATTTGCTCATAATTATCCTCGCGCAGCCCATAAACAGAAAGCCGATTATTTTCCCAAAACCAAACTTCTGGAATGCGAAGTCGCAGATATTTAGCTAGTTTATTGGTGCTACCGCTAGTCATCGTTACCTCCACGGCTAGATCGGGATGCTCTTTTCTTGAACCTATATAATAAGACTCGTCTGGTTCAAATGATACATCTCTGGCCCGGTCTCTGCGAGTCGCACTACCTACAGGAATATATTCAATTCCCATTTCACAAAAGTAGAGTTGTAGCAAAAAATTAAGAATACAACTGATTGTCTCATGTGCTTCGCCCAGTGTCATAAACTCGATCCACCCATCAAGATAAGTTATCCGCAAACCAGAAGAGTCGGCCATCAAAGATTCGATCGCCTCAAATTGCTCCCAAGTATAATAACCGGGGAGAATCAATCGCTGTTCTGCAAGCGTACCTATTTCTTCTAAAATTTTTGCTGTCATAGGTATCACCATCCTATTTTAAATATTACTAGCCCCTACCCAGCACAAACCAGGCAGGGGCATTCACTCACATTCTAACTTAATGAACTAGCTCGATCGCTCTTTTAGTCAACGCCTCAGCAGTCAACCCGTTAAACGCCATCAACTGACCAGCACTAGCAGTAGTTTCCCCCCGCTTCCAAGCGAAAGTATCCCGCTTGCAATTGCTCCGTAGCATCACAGGTTCCAACATCCCCGAAGCACCGCCTGTCACGCCAATCAAGGCATCTCCGCCAAACAATTCGGCAAATTTCTCATCGCTCAAAAAGCCGCCGTCAGCTTCCGAACAAGTATCCCAAGCAACATCGCTAGCACGATACAAACGCCGGGGATTCACAATAGAAACAATCCGCACTCCAATCCCTTCTGTTTCCAAAAATGCCGCCGCTTCAAACACTGGCATTAACGTCATGTCGCCGACAACTGCAAACACAACTTTCTTGCTCCCCCCTTGATTGTGGGGAGCTTGGGGGGAATCGACTTCGTGCAGCACTATTGCACCGTCTTGCAAACCTTGGCGAGTCTGTTCAAAAGTAGTGCGAATCGGCAGTGGCGACTTGCTCGCAGTAATCACAACTCCCTTATTTTTAGCAGCCAAAGCCCACTCGTAACAAGCTTGAATACTGTTAGCATCCGGTGGAAACAAAGGAAACACATTTCCGTTCCGCATCATCGCCGCAAAATAAGCCTCAATTTCCGGCCGCTGGTGCGTCCAACCGTTGCGGCCTTGCTCCAATGCACCCGCTGTAAATAAGGTGACAGTTGCGGGAGTTGGACGGCGCAATTCTGCCATTGCTTGGGTTACAGTTTGCCAAATTGGTAAACCGTTGATGGCAAAAGATTCGTAGGAACACCACAAACTCCGCGCTCCGAATAGCGATAAACCTACCGCTAAACCAGCGCAAGCATCTTCGCTCAAAGGTTCGTAAACTTGGCCGTTTGGCGATTGATTGTACAGGTCATCTGTCGTCGGGTGAATAATCTTGAGAGCTTGGTTGATATTGGCAATTGCCGATGCTTCATTGCCGTCAGCATTAGTGACAATAAAAGTACGATCGCGCTCGCCAACTTTCCCTACCAAAACCCCCATTGCTGTTGTCGAAATCTTCGGTTCTCCCCCAACTGCAAATTCTTCCAAAGGCAATTCGCCTAAATCTGCCAGCGGCAATGTAAACTCAGTAACAACTGTTTTCGCCGCCGGCCCGCCGCCCGCACGCTCGCAATTTGTCCGCACCAACTCCCAAGCAGCAGCAGTCAAAGCGCGCTCTTTTAAAGCACTGATAATGTGCGGAGCATCCAGCGTATCTTTCGGATAAAGGTTGTGAGATTTTGCTCCGCGCGCGTGGACGCCGGCACCTTTCAACTGTTTGATAATAAACACAGTTAATTTGCCGCCGAGAGCAGATTTTGCCGCTTTGTCAACTCCTTGTAAAACAGCTTTGGTAAATGCCATGCGCTGTTCGAGCGAAAAAGCAGTGCTGTCAACATAATCTTCCGGTTGATTTTTATCGTCAAATTCCTTAGCATCAACTAAGATAACTTCTTCAAAACCGTTGCCTTGCCAATAAGCAATCATTTCAGCATTAGTTTTAGTGGAAACCATGCTGTGATGTTCCTGAGAATATCCGTTCCAAACCAACACAGGCAAAAAGTTCGTAACGCTGGGATAAGCAGTGTGGAAATGCCCCATGCTGCTCATCGGATAGGGTTCGCCCATGCCGCCGTCGCCTATTGTGAAAGCAAAGAGTTTTTCGCGGTGTAAAAGCGCTCCTGCCATTGCGAAATGCTGCCCTTGTCCGAGGGGACCCGCCGGTGCTAAAAGGCCGGGAATGAAACCGGAAAGATGTCCTAACAAACCGTCTTTTTCTCGGAATTTATCGCGCATTTGCTGCACGTTAACAATTCCCATATCCTCCAAAGATCGATCGAGAAACATGGCGCTGTAAAATCCCGGCGCGTGATGGCCGACTTCGGTGACAATGTTCTTGTGTCCGAGCATCACCAAAGCGGCATAAGCTTCAGCTTGGCTAGCAAAACCCCCCGGATGTCCCGATGCCTTGCTAGCGGTAACTTGCAGCGTCAGGTAGCGCAGGGCGTCTGCTCCCAGCATCGTTTGAAAGATGGCTGCTGGATCGGCAGGATCGGCGATCGACTTGCTCCCCTCGGCGATCGCAGGTGCTTTCCCATAAGTCTCAAAACCAGGGACTGTTTCAGCAAAATGTTGAATGCCTTCGCAAAAAGCGGGCGTTGCTGACGTTGCCTGCGGGGTAGTTGCTGTCATGCTTGATACCTAAAAAATTTGAATTGGATTAATGTAAGAGTAATTTTATAGCTTCCGTGTTCCAAAAAATCATTAGTTCTATTATGTCAATAATAAATAAGTAAAATATCTCAATTTTTAAGCTAATAAGTAGTTGTTTGAGAACCCCGACTTATGCAAAAAGTCGGGGTTCTGTGTTTACCCATTACTAATCCATCTCAAATCCCAAATCTAAAATTGTTCCAGCCGTTCCCGGACATCGATATAAAGCACAGTACCGCTTTCAGAAAGAGAAGGCACAGCCTTTTGATTCCCCAGCCAAACAAAAAAACTGCTAAGTGCAGGAGTCGGGTCTTGATCGCGGCGCAGCGTGTAGATCAAACCTTCGCAAGGCCCATTAACGCGGCTAGTCGTGCAAATCGCTTTCTGGTTATTTACAATACCCACCGTGACATAATTTAGCTGTTTATTTCGGTTATAATTTTCAAGGCGCTGAGTCACTTGTTGGCAGCGAGTTAGAGGATCGTAGCCCGAACTAGAAAAGAAATTAGAATTCCAGCGAATCCAAGGCTCCCTGAACCCTTGCGGATTTTGATACACAGTCACCGGCTCGCCCGTCGAGGTATCGCACACAAATCCTCCATAACCCCGATTCGGTTGGTTTTGACCCGAGGCGCTGCTGAGAGAAAGATTGCTGAGAATATCAAAGCCGTTATGCTTATTTTGTGATAGCAACTCTTTAAAAGCATCGATCGGGATTGCCGCGTTCAACCCCGTTTTTATCTCCTCAATCTGACCGTTCCACTGACTCCTAATTGTGCCAACAGTATCCCCCTGGCCGTGAATTCCTACCACCCTGCCATCAGCATCAAATACAGGCCCCCCGCTCATCCCGCGCCTGGTTACAGCTTGGTAGCGCAGACGATACCCCGATGAGGCGCTGCCCAAGCGAGAAGAGATGATACCAGCAGTAAACTCAAGTTTTCGTTCAAATCCCGAAATTGGCAGCGGATAGCCAGAAACGTAAATAGCAGAACCAACAACAGCACGTTCCGACTCGCCCATTGGTGCTACTGGATACTGTTCTCGGCTCTGAAACTGTATCAAAGCCAAGTCTATATCCCGGTCATTTTTCGGGAGGCGCTGTATTCTAATCGCAGCATAATCCTTCTCCAAATGAGTGCGAATGCTGTATTTTTGAGCGAGGCTTGCCACCACATGATTAGCTGTCAGAACAGTGTAAATATTACCCTGTTTGGCAATAATTACTCCCGATCCACTAGCCAAAAAACCCAGCGTATTGTTGACTTCCACAGTTGTCAACGTCGCTAGCTGGGCAATTTCTTCGGCTGTTTTGGCACAGGCAGCATATTGTTGGCTGACAAGCGCCGTCACTGTTAATGCACCTGTCAAGATGATTGTCAGCGCGTCAAACCGCAAACTCCACACATTCATCGATAACTCCCTAGATGAAACGAGGCGAACTGCAAATATATACTAATCGGAATTCCCCAACTGGATTTAACCATTTTCTCCAATAATTCCGCTCTTGGTTCACTTCCATCTTCAAAAGCATAGACGCCAAAATTTGGATCTCGATACTTGCCCCTACCGTTAATCCCAACCAAGAAACCTTTGGCATTAAAAATCGGGCCGCCACTCGTACCGATTTTAACCTCATTTGTATAGCCCAAGCTCCTTGAGGAAAAGATTTGGGTAGCAGCACCGAAACGAAGCCCGGCGTCAGCGCTAAAGCCCCAACCTCAGCACCCGCAGGAAAGGCGGCTGCCAGCACGGGATCAGACACGGCTCCAGGCTCAAGGCTGAATAGTGCTATTTTATACTCGCTCGCGCTGCGAAACTGAACGATCGCCCCATCGGTATTGCCCAGCCGCCTCAGAACTCCTAGCAGTGGGTGGAGGAGGCCGTCGTCGGTGACCCTTGTCCGATCGCCACAACGTGCCAGTTAGTCAGCACCGTATAGGTTTGGCCCTGCTGCCGGACGATCGTCCCAGAACCAGAAGATATTCCCGTCGGGATGCGTACCGCTGTTTGATGCGCCAAGTTTTCCACCTCAATCCTTGGAATTGGTGATGGGATGGAAAATTTGCCAATCTTTAAGGCTGTCCGAACGGTGGGGAAAAGGGGGCAGTTGGGCCTCATCGGCAGTGTTTTCCCCTAGCTTTTCTCTCACATCAATGTAAGGAATTTTACTGGTTTCATCAAAAGACGGCATCCCGACATATCCTTGGCGCCAAGCCAACAAATTATACAAAGAGCCGATCGGGTCTTGGCCGGGTCTGAGGGTATAAATCAAATTTTGACACCGCCCATTGACTTGATTCGCCGTGCAGATGA includes:
- a CDS encoding DUF928 domain-containing protein produces the protein MRIQMMTHELKRRTVYSAGIASLMLSVSFWIAPVALAKYTPPENPSKPKDTGTNTTRGGSCEANSSARLTVLVPFSHVGETISGHPTFTWFVPDRTPRPLQLRLFTRTGQLLYRTEMQSQQGIMSVALPSNLPQLSIGQSYQWQVVLVCDPNVPSSNVVAAAEIQVVGPAASLQTQLAAAQTPQQRIDLYAESGLWYDAIAEARKASETSQNQAAVLELLDALASSEAEPLKDWSDQLRQIRAIEQQRQLPQPKP
- a CDS encoding CHASE2 domain-containing protein; this translates as MVIGAVTIARLTGSLQFLELVTFDRFLLLRPPEPMDERTVIVSITEEDIQRAKTYPIPDREISELVKSLQTYQPIAIGLDIVRDIPVEPGNAELTSVFRSSKNTIGVEIALPDRSGFTVAPPPALPSEQVGFADAVLDADGYQRRSLLGAHNSQQEYRFSLAIRLAERYLAARGIEFGNGIRDPDAKRFGSIELTRVQSNSGGYVGADAGGNQILLNVRSGTMPFRVLSLSQIKSGQVNPDWIRGRIVLIGMMSFSAKDLASSGAILGINPGRIYGVEIQAHATSQIVSAVLDSRSLLRVWADAWEYLWIVAWGLLGISLGRFLRSPWKILLGLLVASVSSIALCYWLILLGWWVPIVPVLLVLVLNGAGLMAALFYRHEQELRLRLEERQFAIEQTFNAIHSGPLQTLVGILRTAQEQATPPLFLPELQRLNEELRAVYGSVQRDAIADEPHLRMGSAIELALQAPLHELLYKVYSNTLEQELPYLKTIKFKIVQFDPLNTSHLRLEHKRALCRFLEEALCNVGKHAIEATRLTVICTQEGDRQVIRVADNGRGKQSQSETLSLAEIERDREITEDPNPKLQPSGLGTQLAKNLAKQLGGAFRRYPNQPKGTVCELTWPAKRRWFW
- a CDS encoding DNA-binding response regulator translates to MPQTLPQPEKRTFLVVDDHAMVLGGTLNILKQEYPEADILTAPTAQAALEQIAQTTPDLVIVDLVMPETTGETAQANSGLQLLKTLMEQYPSLNIVVQSAHVRTLVWLKPSIDNHMGGFTVVDKSQPTKDLLAMVDWALHERIYTPREIRNGLQLKPAWLQVLQFAFQESLQDTAIAKRMNVSERTVQCYWTKIRDVLEVYAHNDKNLRIQTEVRAREQGLID
- a CDS encoding class I SAM-dependent methyltransferase translates to MAAEGSYQASTYNLELDAEIQRLKGQVLLSWEKEARNLTWFGLADGMNVLEAGSGPGFFTEKLLELLPNSSVTAVEIDPVLHEKAVAYLQDKGGDRVNRIQASVADTGLDDNTLDFAIARLLFVHLPEPVAAAREIFRILKPGGKLVIIDSDADLFWLTNPPWSVEIVREKFKQVMASRGGNLSVGRNLCRILQEAGFVSVDLEAVVSHSDLIGIEAFEPLLDSGPILQMVKQGLISESEIESYLVSRDEFVAAGDRSMMSFWLMACGKKNE
- a CDS encoding Uma2 family endonuclease, whose protein sequence is MTAKILEEIGTLAEQRLILPGYYTWEQFEAIESLMADSSGLRITYLDGWIEFMTLGEAHETISCILNFLLQLYFCEMGIEYIPVGSATRRDRARDVSFEPDESYYIGSRKEHPDLAVEVTMTSGSTNKLAKYLRLRIPEVWFWENNRLSVYGLREDNYEQILRSELLPELDLELLVRCVLMPSRIEARTEFLNGVRQVG
- a CDS encoding phosphoketolase, yielding MTATTPQATSATPAFCEGIQHFAETVPGFETYGKAPAIAEGSKSIADPADPAAIFQTMLGADALRYLTLQVTASKASGHPGGFASQAEAYAALVMLGHKNIVTEVGHHAPGFYSAMFLDRSLEDMGIVNVQQMRDKFREKDGLLGHLSGFIPGLLAPAGPLGQGQHFAMAGALLHREKLFAFTIGDGGMGEPYPMSSMGHFHTAYPSVTNFLPVLVWNGYSQEHHSMVSTKTNAEMIAYWQGNGFEEVILVDAKEFDDKNQPEDYVDSTAFSLEQRMAFTKAVLQGVDKAAKSALGGKLTVFIIKQLKGAGVHARGAKSHNLYPKDTLDAPHIISALKERALTAAAWELVRTNCERAGGGPAAKTVVTEFTLPLADLGELPLEEFAVGGEPKISTTAMGVLVGKVGERDRTFIVTNADGNEASAIANINQALKIIHPTTDDLYNQSPNGQVYEPLSEDACAGLAVGLSLFGARSLWCSYESFAINGLPIWQTVTQAMAELRRPTPATVTLFTAGALEQGRNGWTHQRPEIEAYFAAMMRNGNVFPLFPPDANSIQACYEWALAAKNKGVVITASKSPLPIRTTFEQTRQGLQDGAIVLHEVDSPQAPHNQGGSKKVVFAVVGDMTLMPVFEAAAFLETEGIGVRIVSIVNPRRLYRASDVAWDTCSEADGGFLSDEKFAELFGGDALIGVTGGASGMLEPVMLRSNCKRDTFAWKRGETTASAGQLMAFNGLTAEALTKRAIELVH
- a CDS encoding peptidase S1 — translated: MNVWSLRFDALTIILTGALTVTALVSQQYAACAKTAEEIAQLATLTTVEVNNTLGFLASGSGVIIAKQGNIYTVLTANHVVASLAQKYSIRTHLEKDYAAIRIQRLPKNDRDIDLALIQFQSREQYPVAPMGESERAVVGSAIYVSGYPLPISGFERKLEFTAGIISSRLGSASSGYRLRYQAVTRRGMSGGPVFDADGRVVGIHGQGDTVGTIRSQWNGQIEEIKTGLNAAIPIDAFKELLSQNKHNGFDILSNLSLSSASGQNQPNRGYGGFVCDTSTGEPVTVYQNPQGFREPWIRWNSNFFSSSGYDPLTRCQQVTQRLENYNRNKQLNYVTVGIVNNQKAICTTSRVNGPCEGLIYTLRRDQDPTPALSSFFVWLGNQKAVPSLSESGTVLYIDVRERLEQF